In Rosa chinensis cultivar Old Blush chromosome 1, RchiOBHm-V2, whole genome shotgun sequence, a genomic segment contains:
- the LOC112189069 gene encoding uncharacterized protein LOC112189069 isoform X1: protein MLAKLFKRPSQKQHHPQARVSQADLDPRIVFHYGIPSTASILALDRTQSLLAIGTLDGRIKVIGGDNIEGLLISPEPLAFKYLEFLENQGFLASVSSENEIQVWDLEQKQIAGSLQWECNITAFSVIYGTNYMYIGSEYAMVSMVKYDAEDRKINLLPYYITANFIAEAAGMSLPDNLSVVGVLHQPSSQGNRLLIAYENGLIVLWDALEDQVVLVRGSKDLQVKEETVHNSFEGTRTELTDATSDSKQVEKEISSLCWVCDDGSSLAVGYVDGDIMFWDISTAESTQDHRSKKLANNVAKLELSSDDKRFPVIVLHWSANRLSHHPRGQLFVYGGEGIGSEEVLTVLSVDWSSGIESLKCIGRVDLTLVGSFADMILLPAAGAMENGETLLFTLTNQGQLHVYDKACWSALMSHQKKRTDGTAVQSPTFIPTTEPCMTVAKLALVDRDGKYSSALSKEVSVDKSNAKHTLKKGGAKWPLTGGVPSQLSDAENFHVERLYVAGYQDGSVRLWDATYPTPSLIYAIGPEVKGIRSTGANGTVSALEFCSLTLKLAIGDVCGLVRLYKLIGSSDETELHFVTKTEKEVYTSQQGNGPRCTAVFSILDSPISILQYANFGARLTVGYECGRVAMLDISTSSVLFLTDSVSNSSSPVICLSVKSFSDTNSISQSPKGSESKNSTDPQNGMNPKDSESKTLSDSGNELAIPKDSESKNVADPEHGMRVKDAEFKTLSDSGNGLAIPENSESKNVADPEPGMSVKDPESQTLSDSGNELAIPKDSESKNVTDPEHEDPESKTLSDSENGLAFIMTRNAHVVILDSATGNMIRSWPMHPKMDSTAISMYIIEDGDVLFDLSSAKKDSLDLPQKGVAKHDDVPPNADSGGTQLVVDQDTSTKTAYFLQRSVNMCVLLCCDYTLHLCSLKSLLEGDSNCILKVNLVKPCCWTTIFKKDGKDSGLVILNQTGVFEIRSFPNLEVVRDISLMTILRWNFVINMDKTFCSSDRGQMILVHGCELAFVSLLAYEDDFRISESFPCLHDKVLAAATDVIADLSQRQKQSAAHRILGGIIKGLKTGKTDQNMDPTGNHEKYCANLESLFSNPPFLKPSTDVKDGQEPVVLNLDDIVIDGPITVLPKDPNKKNEKKADKGSEKKKLFEGATSDTKPKMRTAAEIKAKYRETGDVSAAAARARDMLAERGEKLEKLRENTEELSSGAQDFASMAKELAKRMENRKWWHI from the exons ATGTTGGCTAAACTCTTCAAAAGACCCTCACAAAAACAACATCATCCtcag GCAAGGGTGTCACAAGCTGATTTGGATCCAAGAATTGTTTTTCACTATGGGATTCCATCTACTGCATCGATTCTCGCACTTGATCGCACGCAGAGCTTGCTGGCAATTGGAACCCT GGATGGCAGGATAAAAGTGATCGGTGGCGATAATATTGAAGGGCTTCTGATATCTCCTGAGCCATTGGCCTTTAAATACTTGGAG TTCTTAGAAAATCAAGGTTTTTTAGCTAGTGTCTCAAGTGAAAATGAAATTCAG GTTTGGGATTTGGAACAGAAGCAAATAGCCGGTTCTTTACAGTGGGAATGCAATATAACTGCCTTCTCTGTTATTTATGGCACCAATTACAT GTATATTGGAAGCGAATATGCAATGGTGTCTATGGTGAAGTATGATGCTGAAGATCGAAAAATCAATTTACTGCCATATTATATTACTGCAAACTTCATAGCTG AAGCAGCTGGAATGTCATTGCCTGATAATCTTTCTGTTGTTGGAGTTCTCCATCAACCTAGTTCTCAGGGAAACAG ACTGCTGATTGCATATGAGAATGGTCTGATTGTTCTCTGGGATGCTTTAGAAGATCAAGTTGTGCTTGTAAGAGGTTCCAAGGACCTGCAAGTGAAGGAAGAAACAGTCCATAATTCTTTTGAAGGCACAAGAACTGAGCTGACTGATGCTACATCAGACAGCAAACAGGTGGAGAAAGAGATAAGCTCTCTTTGTTGGGTATGCGATGATGGGTCAAGTCTTGCTGTTGGCTATGTAGATGGTGATATAATGTTTTGGGATATATCAACTGCTGAGTCTACCCAGGATCATAGATCTAAAAAGTTAGCTAACAATGTTGCGAAGCTAGAGTTATCATCAGATGACAAGAGATTCCCTGTCATAGTTTTACACTGGTCTGCAAATAGGTTAAGTCATCATCCTAGGGGCCAACTCTTTGTTTATGGAGGTGAAGGAATTGGGTCTGAAGAAGTTCTCACG GTTCTGAGCGTGGATTGGTCTTCAGGAATAGAAAGTCTGAAATGCATAGGTCGTGTGGACCTTACACTTGTTGGTTCATTTGCAGATATGATTTTACTTCCAGCAGCTGGTGCAATGGAGAACGGTGAAACATTGCTATTCACTTTGACAAATCAGGGACAACTGCATGTCTATGACAAGGCTTGCTGGTCTGCCTTAATGTCTCACCAAAAGAAAAGGACTGATGGGACTGCAGTGCAGTCTCCTACGTTTATACCTACTACTGAACCGTGTATGACTGTGGCAAAGCTTGCTTTGGTGGATAGAGATGGGAAATACTCCTCAGCTTTGTCCAAG GAAGTTTCAGTTGACAAGTCTAATGCGAAACACACTTTGAAGAAGGGGGGTGCAAAGTGGCCTTTGACTGGTGGTGTTCCCAGCCAACTTTCTGATGCTGAAAATTTTCATGTCGAGAGACTATATGTAGCAGGATATCAAGATGGATCTGTTCGACTATGGGATGCCACCTATCCAACTCCGTCGCTTATATATGCTATAGGTCCTGAG GTAAAAGGCATCAGATCTACAGGTGCAAATGGAACAGTCTCAGCATTGGAATTTTGTTCTCTTACTTTAAAATTAGCTATTGGTGATGTGTGTGGTCTG GTTCGTCTATATAAACTAATTGGGAGTTCAGATGAGACAGAATTGCACTTTGTGACAAAAACAGAGAAGGAAG TTTATACTTCACAACAAGGTAATGGGCCTCGGTGCACAGCTGTGTTTTCTATTCTTGATTCTCCTATATCCATACTacaatatgcaaattttggagcaAGACTGACTGTGGGATATGAATGTGGCCGG GTTGCAATGCTTGATATTAGTACATCGTCAGTTTTGTTTCTTACAGACAGTGTCTCCAACTCAAGTTCCCCAGTCATCTGTCTGTCTGTGAAATCATTTTCAGATACTAATAGCATATCACAGAGCCCAAAGGGCTCTGAATCCAAGAATTCGACTGATCCTCAAAATGGAATGAATCCAAAGGATTCTGAATCCAAAACTTTAAGTGATTCTGGAAATGAGTTGGCAATCCCAAAGGACTCTGAATCCAAGAATGTGGCTGACCCTGAACATGGAATGAGAGTAAAAGATGCTGAATTTAAGACTTTGAGTGATTCTGGAAATGGGTTGGCAATCCCGGAGAACTCTGAATCCAAGAATGTGGCTGATCCTGAACCTGGAATGAGTGTAAAAGATCCTGAATCCCAGACTTTGAGTGATTCTGGAAATGAGTTGGCAATCCCAAAAGACTCTGAATCCAAGAATGTGACTGATCCTGAACATGAAGATCCTGAATCCAAGACTTTGAGTGATTCTGAAAATGGGTTGGCGTTCATTATGACCAGAAATGCACATGTTGTTATTTTAGATAGTGCCACTGGCAATATGATCAGGTCTTGGCCCATGCATCCAAAAATGGATTCTACTGCGATTTCGATGTACATTATAG AGGATGGTGATGTTTTATTTGATTTGTCGAGTGCAAAAAAGGATTCTTTAGACTTACCTCAGAAAGGCGTAGCTAAACATGATGACGTACCACCTAATGCTGACTCTGGAGGGACACAGCTTGTAGTTGACCAGGATACCTCCACCAAAACTGCATATTTTTTGCAGAGATCGGTGAACATGTGTGTTTTACTTTGTTGTGACTACACATTGCACTTATGTTCATTGAAGTCTCTGCTTGAG GGTGATAGTAACTGCATTCTGAAGGTGAATCTTGTAAAACCGTGTTGTTGGACTACAATCTTCAAAAAAGATGGAAAAGACAGTGGATTGGTTATACTAAATCAGACAGGAGTCTTTGAGATCAG GTCTTTTCCAAATCTTGAAGTGGTCAGAGATATATCATTAATGACGATTCTAAGATGGAACTTCGTGATCAACATGGATAAGACATTCTGTTCCTCTGATCGTGGGCAAATGATTCTG gtacaTGGGTGTGAATTAGCTTTTGTATCTCTTTTGGCCTACGAAGATGActtcag GATTTCGGAGTCCTTCCCTTGTCTTCATGATAAAGTGCTTGCAGCTGCTACAGATGTCATTGCTGATTTATCTCAAAGACAGAAACAG AGTGCTGCCCATAGGATTTTAGGAGGTATCATTAAGGGCTTAAAAACTGGTAAAACGGATCAAAACATGGACCCGACTGGAAATCATGAAAAATATTGTGCGAATTTGGAGAGCTTATTTTCAAATCCCCCATTCTTAAAACCTTCCACAGATGTGAAGGATGGCCAAGAACCCGTGGTGCTTAACCTAG ATGATATTGTAATTGATGGCCCTATTACTGTCTTGCCTAAAGATCCAAACaagaagaatgaaaagaaag CAGACAAGGGATCAGAGAAGAAAAAGTTATTTGAAGGCGCAACTAGTGATACAAAGCCAAAAATGAGGACAGCTGCAGAAATCAAGGCTAAATATAGAGAAACTGGG GATGTCTCTGCAGCAGCTGCACGTGCAAGAGATATGCTTGCCGAACGTGGGGAAAAACTTGAG AAACTCAGAGAAAACACAGAAGAACTATCGAGTGGAGCTCAAGACTTCGCATCGATGGCAAAGGAACTCGCCAAGAGAATGGAGAATCGTAAATGGTGGCACATATGA
- the LOC112189069 gene encoding uncharacterized protein LOC112189069 isoform X3 → MYIGSEYAMVSMVKYDAEDRKINLLPYYITANFIAEAAGMSLPDNLSVVGVLHQPSSQGNRLLIAYENGLIVLWDALEDQVVLVRGSKDLQVKEETVHNSFEGTRTELTDATSDSKQVEKEISSLCWVCDDGSSLAVGYVDGDIMFWDISTAESTQDHRSKKLANNVAKLELSSDDKRFPVIVLHWSANRLSHHPRGQLFVYGGEGIGSEEVLTVLSVDWSSGIESLKCIGRVDLTLVGSFADMILLPAAGAMENGETLLFTLTNQGQLHVYDKACWSALMSHQKKRTDGTAVQSPTFIPTTEPCMTVAKLALVDRDGKYSSALSKEVSVDKSNAKHTLKKGGAKWPLTGGVPSQLSDAENFHVERLYVAGYQDGSVRLWDATYPTPSLIYAIGPEVKGIRSTGANGTVSALEFCSLTLKLAIGDVCGLVRLYKLIGSSDETELHFVTKTEKEVYTSQQGNGPRCTAVFSILDSPISILQYANFGARLTVGYECGRVAMLDISTSSVLFLTDSVSNSSSPVICLSVKSFSDTNSISQSPKGSESKNSTDPQNGMNPKDSESKTLSDSGNELAIPKDSESKNVADPEHGMRVKDAEFKTLSDSGNGLAIPENSESKNVADPEPGMSVKDPESQTLSDSGNELAIPKDSESKNVTDPEHEDPESKTLSDSENGLAFIMTRNAHVVILDSATGNMIRSWPMHPKMDSTAISMYIIEDGDVLFDLSSAKKDSLDLPQKGVAKHDDVPPNADSGGTQLVVDQDTSTKTAYFLQRSVNMCVLLCCDYTLHLCSLKSLLEGDSNCILKVNLVKPCCWTTIFKKDGKDSGLVILNQTGVFEIRSFPNLEVVRDISLMTILRWNFVINMDKTFCSSDRGQMILVHGCELAFVSLLAYEDDFRISESFPCLHDKVLAAATDVIADLSQRQKQSAAHRILGGIIKGLKTGKTDQNMDPTGNHEKYCANLESLFSNPPFLKPSTDVKDGQEPVVLNLDDIVIDGPITVLPKDPNKKNEKKADKGSEKKKLFEGATSDTKPKMRTAAEIKAKYRETGDVSAAAARARDMLAERGEKLEKLRENTEELSSGAQDFASMAKELAKRMENRKWWHI, encoded by the exons AT GTATATTGGAAGCGAATATGCAATGGTGTCTATGGTGAAGTATGATGCTGAAGATCGAAAAATCAATTTACTGCCATATTATATTACTGCAAACTTCATAGCTG AAGCAGCTGGAATGTCATTGCCTGATAATCTTTCTGTTGTTGGAGTTCTCCATCAACCTAGTTCTCAGGGAAACAG ACTGCTGATTGCATATGAGAATGGTCTGATTGTTCTCTGGGATGCTTTAGAAGATCAAGTTGTGCTTGTAAGAGGTTCCAAGGACCTGCAAGTGAAGGAAGAAACAGTCCATAATTCTTTTGAAGGCACAAGAACTGAGCTGACTGATGCTACATCAGACAGCAAACAGGTGGAGAAAGAGATAAGCTCTCTTTGTTGGGTATGCGATGATGGGTCAAGTCTTGCTGTTGGCTATGTAGATGGTGATATAATGTTTTGGGATATATCAACTGCTGAGTCTACCCAGGATCATAGATCTAAAAAGTTAGCTAACAATGTTGCGAAGCTAGAGTTATCATCAGATGACAAGAGATTCCCTGTCATAGTTTTACACTGGTCTGCAAATAGGTTAAGTCATCATCCTAGGGGCCAACTCTTTGTTTATGGAGGTGAAGGAATTGGGTCTGAAGAAGTTCTCACG GTTCTGAGCGTGGATTGGTCTTCAGGAATAGAAAGTCTGAAATGCATAGGTCGTGTGGACCTTACACTTGTTGGTTCATTTGCAGATATGATTTTACTTCCAGCAGCTGGTGCAATGGAGAACGGTGAAACATTGCTATTCACTTTGACAAATCAGGGACAACTGCATGTCTATGACAAGGCTTGCTGGTCTGCCTTAATGTCTCACCAAAAGAAAAGGACTGATGGGACTGCAGTGCAGTCTCCTACGTTTATACCTACTACTGAACCGTGTATGACTGTGGCAAAGCTTGCTTTGGTGGATAGAGATGGGAAATACTCCTCAGCTTTGTCCAAG GAAGTTTCAGTTGACAAGTCTAATGCGAAACACACTTTGAAGAAGGGGGGTGCAAAGTGGCCTTTGACTGGTGGTGTTCCCAGCCAACTTTCTGATGCTGAAAATTTTCATGTCGAGAGACTATATGTAGCAGGATATCAAGATGGATCTGTTCGACTATGGGATGCCACCTATCCAACTCCGTCGCTTATATATGCTATAGGTCCTGAG GTAAAAGGCATCAGATCTACAGGTGCAAATGGAACAGTCTCAGCATTGGAATTTTGTTCTCTTACTTTAAAATTAGCTATTGGTGATGTGTGTGGTCTG GTTCGTCTATATAAACTAATTGGGAGTTCAGATGAGACAGAATTGCACTTTGTGACAAAAACAGAGAAGGAAG TTTATACTTCACAACAAGGTAATGGGCCTCGGTGCACAGCTGTGTTTTCTATTCTTGATTCTCCTATATCCATACTacaatatgcaaattttggagcaAGACTGACTGTGGGATATGAATGTGGCCGG GTTGCAATGCTTGATATTAGTACATCGTCAGTTTTGTTTCTTACAGACAGTGTCTCCAACTCAAGTTCCCCAGTCATCTGTCTGTCTGTGAAATCATTTTCAGATACTAATAGCATATCACAGAGCCCAAAGGGCTCTGAATCCAAGAATTCGACTGATCCTCAAAATGGAATGAATCCAAAGGATTCTGAATCCAAAACTTTAAGTGATTCTGGAAATGAGTTGGCAATCCCAAAGGACTCTGAATCCAAGAATGTGGCTGACCCTGAACATGGAATGAGAGTAAAAGATGCTGAATTTAAGACTTTGAGTGATTCTGGAAATGGGTTGGCAATCCCGGAGAACTCTGAATCCAAGAATGTGGCTGATCCTGAACCTGGAATGAGTGTAAAAGATCCTGAATCCCAGACTTTGAGTGATTCTGGAAATGAGTTGGCAATCCCAAAAGACTCTGAATCCAAGAATGTGACTGATCCTGAACATGAAGATCCTGAATCCAAGACTTTGAGTGATTCTGAAAATGGGTTGGCGTTCATTATGACCAGAAATGCACATGTTGTTATTTTAGATAGTGCCACTGGCAATATGATCAGGTCTTGGCCCATGCATCCAAAAATGGATTCTACTGCGATTTCGATGTACATTATAG AGGATGGTGATGTTTTATTTGATTTGTCGAGTGCAAAAAAGGATTCTTTAGACTTACCTCAGAAAGGCGTAGCTAAACATGATGACGTACCACCTAATGCTGACTCTGGAGGGACACAGCTTGTAGTTGACCAGGATACCTCCACCAAAACTGCATATTTTTTGCAGAGATCGGTGAACATGTGTGTTTTACTTTGTTGTGACTACACATTGCACTTATGTTCATTGAAGTCTCTGCTTGAG GGTGATAGTAACTGCATTCTGAAGGTGAATCTTGTAAAACCGTGTTGTTGGACTACAATCTTCAAAAAAGATGGAAAAGACAGTGGATTGGTTATACTAAATCAGACAGGAGTCTTTGAGATCAG GTCTTTTCCAAATCTTGAAGTGGTCAGAGATATATCATTAATGACGATTCTAAGATGGAACTTCGTGATCAACATGGATAAGACATTCTGTTCCTCTGATCGTGGGCAAATGATTCTG gtacaTGGGTGTGAATTAGCTTTTGTATCTCTTTTGGCCTACGAAGATGActtcag GATTTCGGAGTCCTTCCCTTGTCTTCATGATAAAGTGCTTGCAGCTGCTACAGATGTCATTGCTGATTTATCTCAAAGACAGAAACAG AGTGCTGCCCATAGGATTTTAGGAGGTATCATTAAGGGCTTAAAAACTGGTAAAACGGATCAAAACATGGACCCGACTGGAAATCATGAAAAATATTGTGCGAATTTGGAGAGCTTATTTTCAAATCCCCCATTCTTAAAACCTTCCACAGATGTGAAGGATGGCCAAGAACCCGTGGTGCTTAACCTAG ATGATATTGTAATTGATGGCCCTATTACTGTCTTGCCTAAAGATCCAAACaagaagaatgaaaagaaag CAGACAAGGGATCAGAGAAGAAAAAGTTATTTGAAGGCGCAACTAGTGATACAAAGCCAAAAATGAGGACAGCTGCAGAAATCAAGGCTAAATATAGAGAAACTGGG GATGTCTCTGCAGCAGCTGCACGTGCAAGAGATATGCTTGCCGAACGTGGGGAAAAACTTGAG AAACTCAGAGAAAACACAGAAGAACTATCGAGTGGAGCTCAAGACTTCGCATCGATGGCAAAGGAACTCGCCAAGAGAATGGAGAATCGTAAATGGTGGCACATATGA
- the LOC112189069 gene encoding uncharacterized protein LOC112189069 isoform X2 has product MLAKLFKRPSQKQHHPQARVSQADLDPRIVFHYGIPSTASILALDRTQSLLAIGTLDGRIKVIGGDNIEGLLISPEPLAFKYLEFLENQGFLASVSSENEIQVWDLEQKQIAGSLQWECNITAFSVIYGTNYMYIGSEYAMVSMVKYDAEDRKINLLPYYITANFIAEAAGMSLPDNLSVVGVLHQPSSQGNRLLIAYENGLIVLWDALEDQVVLVRGSKDLQVKEETVHNSFEGTRTELTDATSDSKQVEKEISSLCWVCDDGSSLAVGYVDGDIMFWDISTAESTQDHRSKKLANNVAKLELSSDDKRFPVIVLHWSANRLSHHPRGQLFVYGGEGIGSEEVLTVLSVDWSSGIESLKCIGRVDLTLVGSFADMILLPAAGAMENGETLLFTLTNQGQLHVYDKACWSALMSHQKKRTDGTAVQSPTFIPTTEPCMTVAKLALVDRDGKYSSALSKEVSVDKSNAKHTLKKGGAKWPLTGGVPSQLSDAENFHVERLYVAGYQDGSVRLWDATYPTPSLIYAIGPEVKGIRSTGANGTVSALEFCSLTLKLAIGDVCGLVRLYKLIGSSDETELHFVTKTEKEVYTSQQGNGPRCTAVFSILDSPISILQYANFGARLTVGYECGRVAMLDISTSSVLFLTDSVSNSSSPVICLSVKSFSDTNSISQSPKGSESKNSTDPQNGMNPKDSESKTLSDSGNELAIPKDSESKNVADPEHGMRVKDAEFKTLSDSGNGLAIPENSESKNVADPEPGMSVKDPESQTLSDSGNELAIPKDSESKNVTDPEHEDPESKTLSDSENGLAFIMTRNAHVVILDSATGNMIRSWPMHPKMDSTAISMYIIEDGDVLFDLSSAKKDSLDLPQKGVAKHDDVPPNADSGGTQLVVDQDTSTKTAYFLQRSVNMCVLLCCDYTLHLCSLKSLLEGDSNCILKVNLVKPCCWTTIFKKDGKDSGLVILNQTGVFEIRSFPNLEVVRDISLMTILRWNFVINMDKTFCSSDRGQMILVHGCELAFVSLLAYEDDFRISESFPCLHDKVLAAATDVIADLSQRQKQSAAHRILGGIIKGLKTGKTDQNMDPTGNHEKYCANLESLFSNPPFLKPSTDVKDGQEPVVLNLDDIVIDGPITVLPKDPNKKNEKKDKGSEKKKLFEGATSDTKPKMRTAAEIKAKYRETGDVSAAAARARDMLAERGEKLEKLRENTEELSSGAQDFASMAKELAKRMENRKWWHI; this is encoded by the exons ATGTTGGCTAAACTCTTCAAAAGACCCTCACAAAAACAACATCATCCtcag GCAAGGGTGTCACAAGCTGATTTGGATCCAAGAATTGTTTTTCACTATGGGATTCCATCTACTGCATCGATTCTCGCACTTGATCGCACGCAGAGCTTGCTGGCAATTGGAACCCT GGATGGCAGGATAAAAGTGATCGGTGGCGATAATATTGAAGGGCTTCTGATATCTCCTGAGCCATTGGCCTTTAAATACTTGGAG TTCTTAGAAAATCAAGGTTTTTTAGCTAGTGTCTCAAGTGAAAATGAAATTCAG GTTTGGGATTTGGAACAGAAGCAAATAGCCGGTTCTTTACAGTGGGAATGCAATATAACTGCCTTCTCTGTTATTTATGGCACCAATTACAT GTATATTGGAAGCGAATATGCAATGGTGTCTATGGTGAAGTATGATGCTGAAGATCGAAAAATCAATTTACTGCCATATTATATTACTGCAAACTTCATAGCTG AAGCAGCTGGAATGTCATTGCCTGATAATCTTTCTGTTGTTGGAGTTCTCCATCAACCTAGTTCTCAGGGAAACAG ACTGCTGATTGCATATGAGAATGGTCTGATTGTTCTCTGGGATGCTTTAGAAGATCAAGTTGTGCTTGTAAGAGGTTCCAAGGACCTGCAAGTGAAGGAAGAAACAGTCCATAATTCTTTTGAAGGCACAAGAACTGAGCTGACTGATGCTACATCAGACAGCAAACAGGTGGAGAAAGAGATAAGCTCTCTTTGTTGGGTATGCGATGATGGGTCAAGTCTTGCTGTTGGCTATGTAGATGGTGATATAATGTTTTGGGATATATCAACTGCTGAGTCTACCCAGGATCATAGATCTAAAAAGTTAGCTAACAATGTTGCGAAGCTAGAGTTATCATCAGATGACAAGAGATTCCCTGTCATAGTTTTACACTGGTCTGCAAATAGGTTAAGTCATCATCCTAGGGGCCAACTCTTTGTTTATGGAGGTGAAGGAATTGGGTCTGAAGAAGTTCTCACG GTTCTGAGCGTGGATTGGTCTTCAGGAATAGAAAGTCTGAAATGCATAGGTCGTGTGGACCTTACACTTGTTGGTTCATTTGCAGATATGATTTTACTTCCAGCAGCTGGTGCAATGGAGAACGGTGAAACATTGCTATTCACTTTGACAAATCAGGGACAACTGCATGTCTATGACAAGGCTTGCTGGTCTGCCTTAATGTCTCACCAAAAGAAAAGGACTGATGGGACTGCAGTGCAGTCTCCTACGTTTATACCTACTACTGAACCGTGTATGACTGTGGCAAAGCTTGCTTTGGTGGATAGAGATGGGAAATACTCCTCAGCTTTGTCCAAG GAAGTTTCAGTTGACAAGTCTAATGCGAAACACACTTTGAAGAAGGGGGGTGCAAAGTGGCCTTTGACTGGTGGTGTTCCCAGCCAACTTTCTGATGCTGAAAATTTTCATGTCGAGAGACTATATGTAGCAGGATATCAAGATGGATCTGTTCGACTATGGGATGCCACCTATCCAACTCCGTCGCTTATATATGCTATAGGTCCTGAG GTAAAAGGCATCAGATCTACAGGTGCAAATGGAACAGTCTCAGCATTGGAATTTTGTTCTCTTACTTTAAAATTAGCTATTGGTGATGTGTGTGGTCTG GTTCGTCTATATAAACTAATTGGGAGTTCAGATGAGACAGAATTGCACTTTGTGACAAAAACAGAGAAGGAAG TTTATACTTCACAACAAGGTAATGGGCCTCGGTGCACAGCTGTGTTTTCTATTCTTGATTCTCCTATATCCATACTacaatatgcaaattttggagcaAGACTGACTGTGGGATATGAATGTGGCCGG GTTGCAATGCTTGATATTAGTACATCGTCAGTTTTGTTTCTTACAGACAGTGTCTCCAACTCAAGTTCCCCAGTCATCTGTCTGTCTGTGAAATCATTTTCAGATACTAATAGCATATCACAGAGCCCAAAGGGCTCTGAATCCAAGAATTCGACTGATCCTCAAAATGGAATGAATCCAAAGGATTCTGAATCCAAAACTTTAAGTGATTCTGGAAATGAGTTGGCAATCCCAAAGGACTCTGAATCCAAGAATGTGGCTGACCCTGAACATGGAATGAGAGTAAAAGATGCTGAATTTAAGACTTTGAGTGATTCTGGAAATGGGTTGGCAATCCCGGAGAACTCTGAATCCAAGAATGTGGCTGATCCTGAACCTGGAATGAGTGTAAAAGATCCTGAATCCCAGACTTTGAGTGATTCTGGAAATGAGTTGGCAATCCCAAAAGACTCTGAATCCAAGAATGTGACTGATCCTGAACATGAAGATCCTGAATCCAAGACTTTGAGTGATTCTGAAAATGGGTTGGCGTTCATTATGACCAGAAATGCACATGTTGTTATTTTAGATAGTGCCACTGGCAATATGATCAGGTCTTGGCCCATGCATCCAAAAATGGATTCTACTGCGATTTCGATGTACATTATAG AGGATGGTGATGTTTTATTTGATTTGTCGAGTGCAAAAAAGGATTCTTTAGACTTACCTCAGAAAGGCGTAGCTAAACATGATGACGTACCACCTAATGCTGACTCTGGAGGGACACAGCTTGTAGTTGACCAGGATACCTCCACCAAAACTGCATATTTTTTGCAGAGATCGGTGAACATGTGTGTTTTACTTTGTTGTGACTACACATTGCACTTATGTTCATTGAAGTCTCTGCTTGAG GGTGATAGTAACTGCATTCTGAAGGTGAATCTTGTAAAACCGTGTTGTTGGACTACAATCTTCAAAAAAGATGGAAAAGACAGTGGATTGGTTATACTAAATCAGACAGGAGTCTTTGAGATCAG GTCTTTTCCAAATCTTGAAGTGGTCAGAGATATATCATTAATGACGATTCTAAGATGGAACTTCGTGATCAACATGGATAAGACATTCTGTTCCTCTGATCGTGGGCAAATGATTCTG gtacaTGGGTGTGAATTAGCTTTTGTATCTCTTTTGGCCTACGAAGATGActtcag GATTTCGGAGTCCTTCCCTTGTCTTCATGATAAAGTGCTTGCAGCTGCTACAGATGTCATTGCTGATTTATCTCAAAGACAGAAACAG AGTGCTGCCCATAGGATTTTAGGAGGTATCATTAAGGGCTTAAAAACTGGTAAAACGGATCAAAACATGGACCCGACTGGAAATCATGAAAAATATTGTGCGAATTTGGAGAGCTTATTTTCAAATCCCCCATTCTTAAAACCTTCCACAGATGTGAAGGATGGCCAAGAACCCGTGGTGCTTAACCTAG ATGATATTGTAATTGATGGCCCTATTACTGTCTTGCCTAAAGATCCAAACaagaagaatgaaaagaaag ACAAGGGATCAGAGAAGAAAAAGTTATTTGAAGGCGCAACTAGTGATACAAAGCCAAAAATGAGGACAGCTGCAGAAATCAAGGCTAAATATAGAGAAACTGGG GATGTCTCTGCAGCAGCTGCACGTGCAAGAGATATGCTTGCCGAACGTGGGGAAAAACTTGAG AAACTCAGAGAAAACACAGAAGAACTATCGAGTGGAGCTCAAGACTTCGCATCGATGGCAAAGGAACTCGCCAAGAGAATGGAGAATCGTAAATGGTGGCACATATGA